In one Chitinophaga sancti genomic region, the following are encoded:
- the rplT gene encoding 50S ribosomal protein L20, with protein sequence MPRSVNAVASRARRKKILKQAKGFYGKRKNVYTVAKNVLEKGLTYSYVGRKLKKRNYRQLWIARINAAVRAEGITYSEFIHKLSVKNIDLNRKVLADLAMNEPETFKKLVATVK encoded by the coding sequence ATGCCTCGTTCAGTAAATGCAGTTGCTTCCAGAGCCCGCAGGAAGAAAATATTAAAGCAGGCCAAAGGTTTTTATGGTAAACGTAAAAACGTTTATACCGTAGCCAAAAACGTATTGGAGAAAGGTCTTACATATAGCTATGTAGGCCGTAAATTAAAGAAGAGAAACTACCGTCAGTTGTGGATCGCGCGTATTAACGCAGCAGTTCGTGCAGAAGGTATCACTTATTCTGAGTTCATCCACAAGCTGTCAGTTAAAAATATCGATCTGAACAGAAAGGTATTGGCTGATCTGGCTATGAATGAGCCTGAGACTTTCAAGAAGCTCGTAGCTACCGTTAAATAA
- the rpmI gene encoding 50S ribosomal protein L35 → MPKVKTHSRAKKTFKVTGSGQIKRYNAFKSHLLTKKATKRKRHLRGSSLVSSANLDLVKRMLALR, encoded by the coding sequence ATGCCCAAAGTAAAGACTCATTCCCGGGCCAAGAAGACCTTCAAGGTAACCGGGAGCGGACAGATTAAGCGGTATAATGCCTTCAAAAGTCACTTGCTGACTAAGAAAGCTACCAAAAGAAAACGCCACCTGAGAGGCAGCAGCCTGGTTAGTTCAGCTAACCTGGATCTGGTAAAGAGAATGCTCGCACTCAGATAG